Proteins encoded within one genomic window of Candidatus Thermodiscus eudorianus:
- a CDS encoding phospholipase D-like domain-containing protein codes for MRSYAGRGVGAHFINDLFLAEKYVYVVSRWISPEYARKLVEKAESGVEVKVLTSDDSEKSHQESLKILLDALKPPKLAFFRKSWTPVNMELGVIREKYLHVKMYVWDRGAAVGSANFTQNGMWHNIEHIIVFDKQEEIEAIKKDFNTLWTLYTEDKETAKEVITLFDIAKKIGKPLSELKKLFRKE; via the coding sequence TTGCGTTCGTATGCTGGTCGGGGTGTGGGAGCCCATTTTATAAATGATCTCTTCCTCGCCGAGAAATACGTTTACGTGGTTTCCCGCTGGATCAGCCCAGAATATGCTCGGAAGCTCGTGGAGAAAGCTGAGAGTGGCGTAGAAGTCAAGGTCTTGACTAGTGATGACAGCGAGAAGAGCCACCAGGAGTCGCTTAAGATCTTGCTTGATGCCCTGAAGCCGCCCAAGCTGGCTTTCTTCAGGAAGTCTTGGACTCCAGTCAACATGGAGCTAGGCGTTATCAGGGAGAAGTACTTGCACGTCAAGATGTACGTATGGGACAGGGGTGCTGCGGTCGGCAGCGCTAACTTCACGCAGAACGGGATGTGGCACAACATCGAGCACATCATAGTATTCGACAAGCAGGAAGAGATCGAGGCGATAAAGAAGGACTTCAACACGCTATGGACGCTCTACACAGAAGACAAGGAGACCGCCAAGGAAGTGATAACACTCTTCGACATCGCAAAGAAGATAGGAAAACCCCTGAGCGAACTCAAAAAACTATTTAGAAAGGAGTAG
- a CDS encoding ribbon-helix-helix domain-containing protein, producing the protein MYRPKKYDRTITLRVPSQLLEKVAYYAERDGYKTLSDLVRDLLQHYVLVSERYSIKVNKQERAAALTSLFRRLAKT; encoded by the coding sequence ATGTACAGGCCAAAGAAGTATGATAGAACGATAACTTTGAGAGTTCCAAGCCAACTACTGGAGAAAGTTGCATACTACGCTGAGAGAGACGGCTACAAGACTCTAAGCGATTTAGTGCGTGATTTATTACAGCACTATGTTCTTGTCTCTGAGAGATATAGCATTAAAGTGAATAAGCAAGAGCGTGCTGCGGCACTCACATCACTTTTCCGTAGACTTGCTAAGACGTAA
- the iorA gene encoding indolepyruvate ferredoxin oxidoreductase subunit alpha: protein MPHKEVLAEPGKRVLMLGNVAIARGALEYGIGYASAYPGTPSTEIVEALSYAARKLKMPYVEWSTNEKVALEGAYGAALAGVPALTAMKHVGVNVAADPLFSSAYTGVRAGFVIVSADDPGMHSSQNEQDNRWYGVHAYIPVVEPAGAQEAKTATIEAFKLSEEFKHPVILRTSTRVGHTRVPVYTGEINYGGLSSKGKFKKEIERTTLVPAHARRLRVELVEKWEEIAERLSSHPLNRGEGPSDSDTLIVGVGLGYRFAKEALARLGLLDRVRLLKITASIPVPSKLLLQEAAGKERVFFVEEGEPVVETLAKNIFYDEDLRVKVGGKGGGHITRIGELTLEKVLPGLAKFLGMQYTLPEPPKVDLKAPPRPPALCPGCPYRAVFYALRRAVGKARVRPIYNGDIGCYSLGVLPPFQMQDTIVEMGGSIGLANGMAHVVEDQVPIAIIGDSTFFHAGLPGLANAIYNKAPMLIVVLDNRTTAMTGHQPHPGVGLTASGEETVELDPIRIAEAMGIEYAVVSDAFDIKTQEQIFYDALEYVKREKKPAMVVARGACILVAIANARSMGVRYPTYYVDEEKCTGCGLCYRAFNCPAIYAKDNGKATIDPLLCTGCGECVQICPFDAFKPQEEPSKEWLGIMREAKPR from the coding sequence TTGCCCCACAAGGAGGTCCTCGCAGAGCCCGGGAAACGCGTCTTAATGCTGGGTAACGTGGCGATAGCCCGGGGAGCCCTGGAATATGGTATAGGATATGCATCCGCATACCCTGGGACGCCTTCCACCGAGATTGTGGAGGCACTCTCATACGCGGCTCGGAAGCTTAAGATGCCCTATGTAGAGTGGAGTACCAACGAGAAGGTAGCACTCGAAGGAGCATACGGCGCTGCGCTAGCGGGTGTACCAGCCCTCACGGCTATGAAGCACGTAGGCGTTAACGTGGCCGCGGACCCCCTCTTCAGCAGCGCCTACACAGGGGTTAGGGCTGGCTTTGTAATTGTCTCAGCAGATGATCCGGGCATGCATAGCAGTCAGAACGAGCAGGATAACCGGTGGTATGGGGTCCACGCGTATATACCTGTCGTCGAGCCAGCGGGAGCCCAGGAGGCGAAGACGGCGACGATAGAGGCGTTCAAGCTCAGCGAGGAGTTCAAGCACCCAGTCATACTCAGGACGTCGACGAGGGTAGGGCACACCAGGGTCCCGGTCTACACGGGAGAGATAAACTACGGAGGGCTGAGTTCCAAAGGCAAGTTCAAGAAGGAGATCGAGAGGACAACGCTGGTTCCAGCCCACGCCAGGAGACTTAGAGTTGAGCTAGTCGAGAAGTGGGAGGAGATCGCCGAGAGACTATCCAGCCACCCCCTCAACAGGGGAGAGGGACCCTCCGACTCCGACACGCTCATCGTGGGAGTAGGCCTCGGTTACAGATTCGCCAAGGAAGCCCTAGCCAGGCTGGGCCTGTTAGACAGGGTGAGGCTACTCAAGATAACGGCGTCCATCCCAGTACCCTCCAAGCTCCTCCTCCAGGAGGCAGCCGGGAAGGAACGCGTGTTCTTCGTGGAAGAAGGCGAGCCCGTAGTAGAGACCCTCGCCAAGAACATCTTCTACGACGAGGATCTAAGGGTTAAAGTCGGAGGAAAGGGTGGAGGCCACATAACCAGGATAGGGGAGCTCACCCTTGAGAAGGTATTGCCGGGCCTAGCAAAGTTCCTTGGCATGCAGTACACGCTACCCGAGCCTCCTAAGGTGGATCTAAAGGCTCCACCTAGGCCGCCAGCCCTTTGCCCAGGATGCCCCTACAGGGCAGTTTTCTACGCCCTCCGGAGGGCTGTAGGCAAGGCAAGAGTCAGGCCCATCTATAACGGAGACATAGGATGCTACAGCCTAGGCGTGCTGCCCCCCTTCCAGATGCAGGACACTATCGTGGAGATGGGCGGTAGCATAGGCCTGGCTAACGGGATGGCCCATGTGGTCGAAGACCAGGTTCCCATAGCGATAATAGGCGATAGCACCTTCTTCCACGCGGGCCTACCAGGGCTGGCTAACGCTATCTACAACAAGGCGCCCATGCTGATAGTGGTACTCGACAACAGGACCACAGCCATGACAGGCCACCAGCCCCATCCGGGCGTAGGATTGACTGCTTCCGGCGAGGAGACCGTGGAACTCGACCCCATAAGAATCGCCGAGGCTATGGGAATAGAATACGCGGTCGTCTCAGACGCGTTCGACATCAAAACCCAGGAGCAGATATTCTACGACGCCCTGGAGTACGTGAAGAGGGAGAAGAAGCCGGCCATGGTTGTTGCCAGGGGTGCATGCATACTAGTAGCCATAGCCAACGCCAGGAGCATGGGAGTAAGATACCCCACCTACTATGTTGACGAGGAGAAGTGCACGGGATGCGGACTCTGCTATAGAGCCTTCAACTGCCCCGCGATCTACGCCAAGGACAATGGGAAGGCTACTATAGACCCGCTTCTCTGTACTGGATGCGGCGAATGCGTCCAGATATGCCCCTTCGACGCCTTCAAGCCCCAGGAAGAGCCCAGTAAGGAGTGGCTAGGTATCATGAGGGAGGCTAAGCCGAGGTGA
- a CDS encoding adenylate kinase, which produces MRHPFRVVIVTGVPGVGKTTVIKHLQDLAAKESLKVEVVNFGSFMLDYAVKEGIIEDRDKIRTLPLRKQLELQEKAAKAIIEYAREKLGSDGFLIIDTHALVRTVAGYWPGLPRHVIDQLKPDMIVIVEAEPEIVAARQARDRTRYRADFGGAEGVRRLMEYARAAGFASAVFYASTVAIIQNREGEAVEAARELLGYMRNL; this is translated from the coding sequence GTGAGGCATCCCTTCAGGGTAGTCATTGTAACGGGGGTCCCCGGGGTAGGGAAGACCACGGTCATAAAACACCTACAGGACCTCGCCGCCAAGGAATCCCTAAAGGTCGAGGTAGTTAACTTCGGCTCATTCATGCTAGACTATGCAGTGAAGGAGGGCATCATAGAGGACAGGGACAAGATAAGGACCCTGCCCCTTAGGAAGCAACTCGAACTCCAGGAGAAGGCCGCCAAGGCCATAATAGAATATGCCAGGGAGAAGCTGGGGAGCGACGGCTTCCTAATAATAGATACCCATGCGCTGGTGCGTACTGTTGCCGGCTATTGGCCCGGCCTGCCAAGGCATGTGATAGACCAGCTGAAGCCCGACATGATAGTGATAGTAGAGGCTGAGCCGGAGATCGTCGCGGCGAGACAGGCTAGGGACAGGACCCGTTACAGAGCTGATTTCGGAGGCGCGGAAGGGGTTAGAAGGCTGATGGAGTACGCCAGGGCAGCTGGATTCGCCAGCGCTGTCTTCTACGCGTCAACCGTGGCTATAATACAGAACAGGGAGGGCGAGGCCGTAGAAGCTGCCCGCGAGCTACTCGGTTACATGAGGAACCTGTGA
- a CDS encoding ribbon-helix-helix protein, CopG family encodes MRVVSFKADELTIEILENYAREYGKSKSQLIREALSRYIAELSGRNKIYITRRVRVY; translated from the coding sequence ATGAGGGTTGTATCGTTCAAGGCGGATGAGCTCACTATCGAGATCCTGGAAAACTATGCCAGGGAGTATGGTAAGAGTAAGTCGCAGCTGATACGCGAAGCACTATCACGCTACATTGCAGAGCTCTCAGGCCGAAACAAGATCTACATCACCCGCCGCGTACGGGTGTACTAG
- a CDS encoding pre-peptidase C-terminal domain-containing protein — MNRRTLLIFFLFIKLLALATVAVTANAWEPPSWRPIGMNEVFECENVTYNDQYVFYGGYVLAGRTYYISINPDQNTDLDLYLYDNNGNLINQSTTSGYDAAEQIKFTAAYDGYYYFKVQYVDGDSDVGYFSISLTDSLYWPPEPDPDNCSNNGGGDDDDDCDVDCDPPFSCPDLPIAHDICCALAGVYCNTVGVIEKITDAINSLKNAIVDTFNSIVNGIKNFFGAIKDAIVGFASGIVNAIKSIVNGVRDIILGIAEGIRSFFVALADGINSFINAIAQIVKNAVGGVIYFFEQAIEAFINAIETLLNSISSGLGDTIGAWLSDNGVLTLGLALTVIGLLMGAMPLTGLGVILVVAGLIQRGTLEWWMLAAGAAVLLIAAGVARR; from the coding sequence TTGAACCGCAGAACACTCCTCATATTTTTTCTATTCATCAAGTTATTGGCACTAGCAACTGTTGCAGTCACTGCAAACGCCTGGGAGCCGCCTTCGTGGCGGCCTATCGGCATGAACGAGGTATTCGAATGCGAGAACGTCACATACAACGACCAGTACGTTTTCTATGGCGGTTACGTCCTCGCGGGCAGAACATATTATATTAGTATTAACCCGGATCAGAATACTGATTTGGATCTCTACCTCTACGACAATAATGGAAACCTGATAAACCAGAGCACGACAAGCGGATACGATGCCGCCGAGCAGATAAAGTTCACGGCGGCATACGACGGGTATTATTACTTCAAGGTACAGTATGTTGACGGCGATAGTGACGTCGGCTATTTCTCGATTTCATTGACTGATTCGTTGTATTGGCCGCCCGAGCCAGACCCCGACAATTGTAGCAATAATGGCGGCGGCGATGATGACGATGACTGCGACGTGGACTGCGACCCGCCGTTTTCATGCCCGGATTTACCAATAGCACACGACATTTGTTGCGCGTTGGCTGGAGTGTATTGCAACACGGTCGGCGTCATAGAAAAAATTACAGACGCCATTAACTCGCTGAAGAACGCGATAGTAGACACGTTCAACAGCATAGTCAACGGGATAAAGAACTTCTTCGGGGCGATAAAAGACGCGATAGTCGGCTTCGCGTCTGGGATCGTCAACGCGATCAAGTCTATAGTAAACGGTGTGAGGGATATCATACTCGGGATAGCAGAGGGGATACGCTCGTTCTTCGTCGCACTCGCAGACGGTATCAATTCATTCATCAACGCGATAGCTCAGATCGTGAAGAACGCTGTAGGCGGGGTCATATACTTCTTCGAGCAGGCGATAGAAGCGTTCATCAACGCGATCGAGACGCTGTTGAACAGCATAAGCAGCGGGCTAGGCGACACGATCGGAGCATGGCTCAGCGACAACGGAGTACTAACGCTGGGTCTAGCATTAACAGTGATAGGACTTCTAATGGGAGCAATGCCGCTGACAGGACTAGGAGTAATCCTGGTAGTAGCTGGGCTCATTCAGAGAGGCACATTAGAGTGGTGGATGCTGGCGGCTGGCGCAGCAGTATTGTTGATTGCGGCTGGGGTGGCTAGGAGATGA
- the secY gene encoding preprotein translocase subunit SecY, translated as MGVLDALAAIADRFPTVEKPVPRPSLYRRLAWTGIILVLYLVMANIPLYGIPAQATETRVSLQRIIFASSAGSLMELGIGPIVTAGLILQVLVGAKLIDIDLNDPEARKKFTAAQKSLAILFAIFEATMYVIGEKYWVGSGIHPSWTTKILVITQLSFAAFLVQLFDEMLQKGWGIGSAISLFILSGVAYQVFWSLLGYVPRIAETYGFIPALLKERSLILIARPNGYPDLTGLLATIAIILFLVYVQAMRVEIPVTSARLRGIRTRVPLQFMYVTNIPILLVGILVSDLQLFNGIIQNLAGPGSKWAHYYSTMVHYVSPPRGIIPALSDPLRTLVFAVSWTIMAVLFGYMWVELAGLNPSDQAERLVKSGMEVPGMRRNPRILEGILAKYIYPLTLLSSLIVAAIAIAADIFGAYGTGTGILLAVGIINQYYTMISYERALETYPLLRKLLGEG; from the coding sequence GTGGGCGTACTGGATGCTCTAGCAGCCATTGCAGATAGGTTCCCGACCGTGGAGAAGCCTGTGCCCCGTCCAAGCCTCTACAGGAGACTAGCCTGGACCGGCATTATACTGGTCCTATATCTTGTGATGGCGAACATACCCCTCTACGGGATACCCGCTCAGGCTACGGAGACTCGTGTCTCTCTGCAGAGGATTATCTTCGCCAGCAGCGCTGGCAGCTTGATGGAGCTGGGCATAGGCCCCATAGTCACTGCCGGCTTGATACTACAGGTATTGGTTGGAGCTAAACTCATAGATATCGACTTAAACGACCCCGAGGCCAGGAAGAAGTTCACGGCCGCCCAGAAGAGCCTAGCCATCCTCTTCGCTATCTTCGAGGCAACCATGTACGTGATAGGTGAGAAGTACTGGGTTGGAAGCGGTATACACCCCAGCTGGACGACAAAGATACTAGTCATCACACAGCTGTCCTTCGCCGCATTCCTAGTCCAGCTCTTCGACGAGATGCTCCAGAAGGGCTGGGGTATCGGTAGCGCGATAAGTCTCTTCATACTCTCCGGCGTAGCATACCAGGTCTTCTGGAGCCTCCTAGGCTACGTGCCCAGAATAGCAGAGACTTACGGGTTCATTCCGGCCTTACTCAAGGAGAGGAGTCTCATATTAATCGCCAGGCCCAACGGCTATCCGGACTTAACAGGCCTGCTGGCTACAATCGCTATAATACTGTTCCTAGTGTATGTCCAGGCCATGAGGGTAGAGATACCCGTTACCTCGGCTAGGCTCAGGGGTATAAGGACGAGGGTCCCCCTCCAATTCATGTATGTGACAAACATACCAATCCTACTCGTAGGCATACTAGTCTCGGACCTCCAACTCTTCAACGGGATAATACAGAACCTAGCAGGACCCGGTAGCAAATGGGCCCACTACTACTCGACAATGGTCCACTACGTGTCGCCCCCGAGAGGTATAATCCCGGCTCTATCGGACCCGCTACGCACGCTAGTATTCGCGGTTTCATGGACGATAATGGCCGTATTGTTCGGCTACATGTGGGTCGAGCTAGCAGGGTTAAACCCCTCAGACCAGGCCGAGAGGCTCGTCAAGAGCGGGATGGAGGTCCCTGGCATGAGGAGGAACCCCAGGATACTGGAGGGCATACTGGCAAAGTACATCTACCCGCTGACCCTCCTCTCAAGCCTGATAGTAGCGGCCATCGCCATAGCGGCCGATATATTCGGCGCCTATGGAACCGGGACAGGTATACTGCTCGCTGTCGGAATTATTAACCAGTACTACACAATGATATCATACGAGAGAGCGCTGGAGACCTACCCGCTGCTCCGCAAGCTACTGGGAGAAGGGTGA